The DNA sequence GATTCAGTTATCGCCCTTTTGTTTAATATACGGAGAATCCTCATAAAACCTCAGGAGGTCGCCATAAATAATTTTATCGGAATATTCAAGTTCATTTTTTGCTTTCTCTATATACGGCTCACAGGCTGCAGCGTCCGCCGGTTCAGCGGTTTCCTTGCTGTAGCAGGTGTCCCTTGTATAAATGTAGTCTTTTGTAATGAAGCTGCCATCCCTAAGCACCGTAAACTCCTGGCGGTCATTTGCAAACAGATCTGATCCAAAATCGATGTCATCCCTGGTGTCTATGCCAAGGAGATGGAGTATAGTCGGCTTTATATCGATCTGCCCGGACACTTTCGAAATCGTTTTTCCCTCCTGGCCGGGAATGTGTATGATGAGAGGGACCCGCTGCAGCTGGGTGCTTACAAACGGAGTAACCTCTGTGCCAAGGAACTCTCCCATCGCTTTATTATGGTTCTCTGAGATGCCGTAATGGTCACCATAAAGGATGATGATGGAATCTTCATATATCCCCTCATCTTTAAGCTTCTGAATGAAATTTTTAATGGCTTCATCAGTGTAGCGGACAGTAGGGAAATAGTTATCAACCGTTTTGTTGCCGGAAGTATATGGTTCAATGAACTGATCTTCTTCCCCAAGCTCGAAGGGGAAGTGGTTGGTCAGCGTGATGAACTTTGCATAATAAGGTTCAGGCATTTCTTTTAAGTGCTGTATTGACTGTTCGAAGAAATCGATATCTTTCATCCCCCAGCCGACTGAATTGGTTTCAGTCACCTCATAATCCGGAAGAGAATAAAACCGCTGATAACCAAATGAATCATACATGATATCCCTGTTCCAGAAGCTCTTATTGTTGGCATGGAGTGACGCTGTGTAATATCCGTTCTGATTCAGGATTTCAGGAGCAGCGGCAAATTTATTCCCGGAATGGGTGAAAAATACTGCTCCCCTGCTGAGCGGATAAAGGGAATTATCCACAAGGAATTCAGAGTCAGATGTTTTCCCTTGTGCTGTCTGATGGTAAAAATTATTGAAATAGTAGCTTTCTTTTATGAAGTCATTCAGAAAAGGTGTGATTTCCTGCCCGTTGACTTTTTCATTTATGACAAAATTCTGGGTGGATTCCATTGAAATGAGAATGACATTCTTCCCTTTGGCAATGCCGAACATATCATCCGCCGGGGCAACGTAGCTGGCGCGGGCATAATTTCCTATGTCCGCCAATTCGCTCCCGTCAGCCAAGGCCCGCTGTGCTGAGGATTTTGACTGCAGGAACACATCGTAAATATGATAATTATAGGTGCCGATATTCTTGACCAGCATTTCCCTGTCAAAGGTACGTGTCAGCAGCTGGGGACGCTCGGTTTCTGCAAGCCCTAAATTAAAGAAGGCAATGGCAACGGCAGCCAGGAAGAATGCCCTCCGGTTCTTTTGGGAATGTTCGCGGTACACCAGTGCCTGGGGTCTGAACATCATGATGATGGCCAGAATAATAAAATCTGCAAAATAAAGCAGATCAGTCAAATTAAGCAGCTCGCTTACACTGCTTCCAAGATCGCTCATATTGCTCGTTTGGAACAGAACCGGGACTGTCAGGAAATCATTGAAAAACCGGTAAAAGACCACATTTGCAAAAAGGATGGCTGATATAATGAAACTGGAAATTACAACATACCTGACTTGATTTTTCTTCTTCAGAAAAAGTCCGAATCCCAGCACAAACATTAAAAAGCTAAGCGGATTGATCAGCAGGATTAATTCCTGTTTGAAGTTCTCAATTTTTATATCGAAGCTAGTTTTATAGGCGATATAGGTTTTAAGCCAGAGCACTGCTACCGCAAATCCAATCAGGTTAAGCGCAGGCCATCTTTTATTCCCCATGATCATACCTCCCTGCATTGCCGATTGAAAGACAAGCGTATGCTAAATTATGGAAGATCAACAAAGATAATCTTAATGCTTTCTCAATAAAAAATCAATTTTACATTTACATTCTGAATGTATAATAGGTTATTGGCTGATTCCTTCTTACCCATCTTATTAGACGTTTCAAACAATGAAAGGTTTCCGGTTTGTCCTGTTCTGCCAAAAATGCTTCTATAGTCCGATGACTGTCTCCCGCCATAGGGGGACTTTTTACTATGCTATTATGGTTTCCTTT is a window from the Bacillus infantis NRRL B-14911 genome containing:
- a CDS encoding LTA synthase family protein, whose protein sequence is MGNKRWPALNLIGFAVAVLWLKTYIAYKTSFDIKIENFKQELILLINPLSFLMFVLGFGLFLKKKNQVRYVVISSFIISAILFANVVFYRFFNDFLTVPVLFQTSNMSDLGSSVSELLNLTDLLYFADFIILAIIMMFRPQALVYREHSQKNRRAFFLAAVAIAFFNLGLAETERPQLLTRTFDREMLVKNIGTYNYHIYDVFLQSKSSAQRALADGSELADIGNYARASYVAPADDMFGIAKGKNVILISMESTQNFVINEKVNGQEITPFLNDFIKESYYFNNFYHQTAQGKTSDSEFLVDNSLYPLSRGAVFFTHSGNKFAAAPEILNQNGYYTASLHANNKSFWNRDIMYDSFGYQRFYSLPDYEVTETNSVGWGMKDIDFFEQSIQHLKEMPEPYYAKFITLTNHFPFELGEEDQFIEPYTSGNKTVDNYFPTVRYTDEAIKNFIQKLKDEGIYEDSIIILYGDHYGISENHNKAMGEFLGTEVTPFVSTQLQRVPLIIHIPGQEGKTISKVSGQIDIKPTILHLLGIDTRDDIDFGSDLFANDRQEFTVLRDGSFITKDYIYTRDTCYSKETAEPADAAACEPYIEKAKNELEYSDKIIYGDLLRFYEDSPYIKQKGDN